The Azospirillum brasilense genome has a window encoding:
- the kduD gene encoding 2-dehydro-3-deoxy-D-gluconate 5-dehydrogenase KduD — MTNPFDLSGKTALVTGGNGGIGQAIAVALARAGADIAVAGRTPPDETRALVEGLGRRFAAIPADLSSIAPIPALMEETVGTLGGLDILVNNAGLIRRDDPLDFTEADWDAVLDVNLKSVFFLCQAFGRYALGNGRKGKIINIASMLSFQGGIRVPSYAASKSGIAGITRLLANEWAGKGINVNAIAPGYVATSVTTALRADERRNAEILARIPAGRWSEPADMGGPAVFLASDASDYVHGTILPVDGGWLAR; from the coding sequence ATGACCAACCCCTTCGACCTCTCCGGCAAGACCGCCCTGGTCACCGGCGGCAACGGCGGCATCGGGCAGGCCATCGCGGTCGCCCTGGCGCGGGCCGGCGCCGACATCGCCGTGGCCGGGCGCACCCCGCCGGACGAGACGCGCGCCCTGGTCGAGGGGCTGGGCCGCCGCTTCGCCGCGATCCCCGCCGACCTGTCGAGCATCGCCCCGATCCCCGCACTGATGGAGGAAACGGTCGGCACGCTCGGCGGGCTGGACATCCTGGTCAACAACGCCGGGCTGATCCGCCGCGACGACCCGCTGGACTTCACCGAGGCCGATTGGGACGCCGTTCTGGACGTGAACCTGAAGTCGGTCTTCTTCCTCTGCCAAGCCTTCGGGCGCTACGCGCTGGGCAATGGGCGGAAGGGCAAGATCATCAACATCGCCTCGATGCTGTCCTTCCAGGGCGGCATCCGCGTGCCCTCCTACGCGGCGTCGAAGAGCGGCATCGCCGGGATCACCCGGCTGCTCGCCAACGAATGGGCGGGCAAGGGCATCAACGTGAACGCCATCGCGCCGGGATACGTCGCGACCAGCGTCACCACCGCGCTGCGCGCCGACGAGCGCCGCAACGCCGAAATTCTGGCCCGCATCCCCGCCGGACGCTGGAGCGAGCCCGCCGACATGGGCGGTCCCGCGGTGTTCCTGGCCTCCGATGCGTCCGATTACGTCCACGGCACGATCCTGCCGGTGGACGGCGGCTGGCTCGCCCGCTGA
- a CDS encoding cupin domain-containing protein, translated as MSTDVFVIDEAVDWQDLGAGVRRKILGHNDAMMMVRVEFETGAIGPQHRHPHVQCAVVEKGAFDVTIEGVTRRLGTGDGYMVPSNALHGVVALEPGVLLDIFTPPREDFLA; from the coding sequence ATGAGCACGGACGTTTTCGTGATCGACGAGGCGGTGGACTGGCAGGACCTGGGCGCCGGGGTGCGCCGCAAGATCCTCGGCCACAACGACGCCATGATGATGGTGCGCGTGGAGTTCGAGACCGGCGCCATCGGGCCGCAGCACCGCCACCCGCACGTCCAGTGCGCCGTGGTCGAGAAGGGCGCCTTCGACGTCACCATCGAAGGCGTCACCCGGCGGCTGGGCACCGGCGACGGCTACATGGTGCCGTCCAACGCCCTGCACGGCGTCGTGGCGCTGGAGCCGGGCGTCCTGCTCGACATCTTCACGCCCCCGCGCGAGGACTTCCTCGCCTGA
- a CDS encoding TRAP transporter substrate-binding protein yields MHLSTRGIRAALLAACAACTLLATPVVARDFRSADIHPADYPTVEAVKYVDKLLKERTGGKLGVKVYPNGALGTEKDTIEQLKIGGLDMMRINVAPLNNVVPETMVTALPFIFRSTEHMRAVLDGPIGDEILAAMESQGMIGLAFYDSGSRSMYSAAKPYKTLADMKGAKIRVQQSDLFVAMIQALGANATPMPFGEVYTALKTGIVDAAENNYPSYESSRHFEAAKYFTLTEHAMAPEVLVFSKVSWDRLSKDDQAAIRKAAKDSVPYMRKLWDEREMKSKDVVVKAGAQIVEVANKQEFIDAMAPVYKQFASTPKLDGLVKRIQDTK; encoded by the coding sequence ATGCATCTTTCGACCCGCGGTATCCGCGCCGCCCTTCTCGCCGCCTGCGCGGCCTGCACCCTGCTCGCCACCCCGGTCGTGGCCCGCGATTTCCGCTCCGCGGACATCCACCCGGCCGACTACCCGACCGTCGAGGCCGTGAAGTACGTCGACAAGCTCCTGAAGGAGCGGACCGGCGGCAAGCTCGGCGTGAAGGTCTACCCGAACGGCGCGCTCGGCACCGAGAAGGACACCATCGAGCAGCTGAAGATCGGCGGGCTCGACATGATGCGCATCAACGTGGCGCCGCTGAACAACGTCGTCCCGGAGACGATGGTCACCGCCCTGCCCTTCATCTTCCGCTCCACCGAGCACATGCGCGCCGTGCTGGATGGCCCGATCGGCGACGAGATCCTGGCGGCCATGGAAAGCCAGGGCATGATCGGCCTCGCCTTCTACGACAGCGGCTCGCGCAGCATGTATTCGGCCGCCAAGCCTTACAAGACGCTGGCCGACATGAAGGGCGCCAAGATCCGCGTCCAGCAGTCGGACCTGTTCGTCGCCATGATCCAGGCGCTGGGCGCCAACGCCACGCCGATGCCCTTCGGCGAGGTCTACACCGCGCTGAAGACCGGCATCGTCGACGCGGCGGAGAACAACTACCCGTCCTACGAGTCCTCGCGCCACTTCGAGGCCGCCAAGTACTTCACCCTGACCGAGCACGCGATGGCGCCGGAAGTGCTGGTCTTCTCGAAGGTTTCGTGGGACCGCCTGTCCAAGGACGACCAGGCGGCCATCCGCAAGGCCGCCAAGGACTCCGTCCCCTACATGCGCAAGCTGTGGGACGAGCGTGAGATGAAGTCCAAGGACGTCGTCGTGAAGGCCGGCGCCCAGATCGTCGAGGTCGCGAACAAGCAGGAGTTCATCGACGCGATGGCTCCCGTCTACAAGCAGTTCGCGAGCACGCCGAAGCTGGACGGCCTCGTGAAGCGCATCCAGGACACGAAGTAA
- a CDS encoding TRAP transporter small permease, producing the protein MDVELQAMDHSPPQSAGLLTRVNARLARSGMCVAMVGLMAIVGVVFYQVFGRYVLNNSPTWAESLAIVLVLYVTLIGAAVGVRDAGHIGLESFLVMLPDAIRRKVEIVIYALVGVFGACMAYNGWVLGTSVAAYYIPNLHVSEAVRYIPLVLSGALIVLFSIEHIVAIIRGEEVAPSWN; encoded by the coding sequence ATGGATGTCGAGCTGCAAGCAATGGATCACAGCCCCCCGCAGAGCGCGGGCCTGTTGACGCGGGTGAACGCGCGGCTGGCGCGGTCGGGAATGTGCGTCGCGATGGTCGGCCTGATGGCCATCGTGGGCGTGGTGTTCTATCAGGTCTTCGGCCGCTACGTGCTGAACAACTCGCCGACCTGGGCGGAGAGTCTGGCCATCGTGCTGGTCCTCTACGTCACCCTCATCGGCGCCGCCGTCGGGGTCCGCGACGCCGGCCACATCGGCCTGGAGTCCTTCCTCGTCATGCTGCCCGACGCCATCCGCCGCAAGGTCGAGATCGTCATCTACGCCCTCGTCGGCGTCTTCGGCGCCTGCATGGCCTACAACGGCTGGGTCCTCGGCACCTCCGTCGCCGCCTACTACATCCCCAACCTGCACGTCTCCGAAGCCGTCCGCTACATCCCGCTCGTGCTCTCCGGCGCCCTGATCGTGCTCTTCTCCATCGAGCACATCGTCGCCATCATCCGCGGCGAGGAGGTCGCGCCGTCATGGAACTGA
- a CDS encoding TRAP transporter large permease, which translates to MELTILSISFFGFLVLGIPVAFAIGLSALCTILYEGLPVAVIFQQMMSGMNVFSFLAIPFFVFSGELMLHGGVADKIVATAKNMVGHIRGGLGMSNVVACTLFGGVAGSPVADVSAMGAVMIPMMKREGYHADYAVNVTTHAALVGALMPTSHNMIIYALAAGGKASIGALIAAGIVPALLLMVCNLGAAYYVAVKRGYPPGTFPGWSILGRSFAAAAPGLLIVVIILAGITSGVFTATESASIAVIYALLLTTFVYRTLTWDHFLAAAAKTVKTTGVVLLLIGVSTMFQYIMGLYQVAEITGELMAGISTNPLVIFLLINIILFLLGTFMDMASTILICTPIFLPIAMQYGMDPVQFGIVMLINCALGLNTPPVGTTQFIGCAIGEISVGQVMRSILPFYGALFVTLLLVTYVPAFSLWLPHLLMR; encoded by the coding sequence ATGGAACTGACCATCCTTTCCATCAGCTTCTTCGGCTTCCTCGTCCTGGGCATCCCGGTCGCCTTCGCCATCGGCCTGTCGGCGCTCTGCACCATCCTCTACGAGGGCCTCCCCGTCGCCGTCATCTTCCAGCAGATGATGTCCGGCATGAACGTCTTCTCCTTCCTCGCCATCCCCTTCTTCGTCTTCTCCGGCGAGCTGATGCTCCACGGCGGCGTCGCCGACAAGATCGTCGCCACCGCCAAGAACATGGTCGGCCACATCCGCGGCGGCCTCGGCATGTCCAACGTCGTCGCCTGCACCCTGTTCGGCGGCGTCGCCGGCTCCCCGGTCGCCGACGTCTCGGCCATGGGCGCGGTGATGATCCCGATGATGAAGCGCGAGGGCTATCACGCCGACTACGCCGTCAACGTCACCACCCACGCCGCCCTGGTCGGCGCGCTGATGCCGACCAGCCACAACATGATCATCTACGCCCTGGCCGCCGGCGGCAAAGCCTCCATCGGCGCGCTGATCGCGGCGGGCATCGTCCCCGCCCTGCTGCTGATGGTCTGCAACCTGGGCGCGGCCTACTACGTCGCGGTCAAGCGCGGCTATCCCCCCGGCACCTTCCCGGGCTGGTCCATCCTGGGCCGCTCCTTCGCCGCCGCGGCCCCCGGCCTGCTCATCGTCGTCATCATCCTGGCCGGCATCACCTCGGGCGTCTTCACCGCCACCGAGTCCGCCTCCATCGCGGTGATCTACGCGCTGCTGCTCACCACCTTCGTCTACCGCACGCTGACCTGGGACCATTTCCTGGCGGCGGCCGCCAAGACGGTCAAGACGACCGGCGTGGTCCTGCTGCTGATCGGCGTCTCCACGATGTTCCAGTACATCATGGGCCTCTATCAGGTGGCCGAGATCACCGGCGAACTGATGGCCGGCATCTCGACCAACCCGCTGGTCATCTTCCTGCTCATCAACATCATCCTGTTCCTGCTCGGCACCTTCATGGACATGGCGAGCACGATCCTGATCTGCACGCCGATCTTCCTGCCCATCGCCATGCAGTACGGCATGGACCCGGTGCAGTTCGGCATCGTCATGCTGATCAACTGCGCGCTCGGCCTCAACACCCCGCCGGTCGGCACCACCCAGTTCATCGGCTGCGCCATCGGCGAGATCTCGGTCGGCCAGGTCATGCGCTCCATCCTCCCCTTCTACGGCGCGCTGTTCGTCACCCTCCTCCTCGTCACCTACGTCCCAGCCTTCTCACTCTGGCTCCCCCACCTCCTCATGCGCTGA